One genomic window of Polyangium aurulentum includes the following:
- a CDS encoding helix-turn-helix domain-containing protein yields MPRRKEPHPIAAKLGERIRALRQERGLTLGRLAVTSGVSKGNLSSIERGLVLVTIATLVRIARGLGLAPAHLITFPEDSPLDAPLEASPPPARR; encoded by the coding sequence ATGCCGCGCAGAAAAGAACCGCACCCGATAGCGGCCAAGCTGGGCGAACGGATCCGAGCGCTGCGCCAGGAGCGCGGCCTGACGCTCGGCCGGCTCGCCGTCACGAGCGGCGTATCGAAGGGCAACCTCTCGAGCATCGAGCGCGGGCTCGTGCTCGTGACCATTGCAACGCTCGTGCGAATCGCGCGGGGCCTCGGCCTCGCTCCGGCCCACTTGATCACGTTCCCCGAGGACAGCCCGCTCGACGCGCCGCTCGAAGCGTCACCGCCCCCCGCACGCCGCTGA